The genomic segment AAAACCACAAGTGCAACTAAATACCGCAGTTTtactgagaacaggaaactaCAGGCACGATGTCAGTTTTCAAAGACTTATTGTTTATGGTTCTTTAACCTGATGTACTGATATATTATCAATACACAATATAATATCTTATGTTTTACACCAGAATGTTTTTTGAGTGAAAATTCAACGTCGGTGAGCAAACACATGAGTAACATTGTTCATTTTCCCATTGTTAATGATGTAAACCTGCAATATGGTGTGTACAGTCAACAATATCTCACAAACCAGAGATTTGTAATTGATTTTATTATAAAACTTTTAACAATATCCACTTCAAGTCAAGTCAGTCACTCCTGTGCGGCACACACACGGTTCATTTCAGCTTAGATGAGGTAAATTTTTCAGGTCGGGTTATAAAAAAATGCAGTCTTACTGGACAGAGAGTGCcaagacacaaatgaagagctcagaaacaaaaacaagttgcaGTCATTTCCTTCAGTTCGTGCTTCATACCTCGTAAAGCTGGCAACTGTTTCAATAATGTTACTAACATAAACTTTTTAGACAAATTTGATATAAGTAACATTTGTGTAACAacgtaaaacacagaaaattaagaaaatatACTGTTTACACTCTCTGAACCTGTGATGGTTAATCACACAGCAGACAAATGTTCATCCTGAGACACGAAGAAAAAGAGCCAAACGTATACACACAGTGCACCGTGTGGGTGCAGGAAGCTTGGTCCTTAATTAGCACTCAGCTGAAGATTATTTACAACCATTTTGGATGAGCACAGTGGCAGGATTAAACAACTTCACAaacccttttttcttttgtccatTAAATCACTTTGCTAACAAAGTttgtaaatgaaactgaaataaatgttttgtCTGCTACAGCATGCAAACAGTATCTGCTCTGTTGCCATTTTCCTCTAAGGACAAATCAGAAACCAGTGGAGGGAAATTCTTTAATACAATTTGATATTAAGGTGGCAGCCTTTGCTTCCATCCAGCCAATCAAATTACTTTAAATTAACTCAtaataatctgtaatctgtGCTGCCCGTTTCCTCACTTTGTCTATCCAGCTTCCACACAGCCGAAAGCAAAACAGCTGTTTCTGATCATTTCCAAATGAGCTATTAAAAAACTACCAatagtaaaaataaactaatgacaaataatgaaaaatatctCTGCATTATTTTTGCTCAATTGCTTAATTATTTCATGTATGGATACTGAGCGTCGCTGTTGCTGTAGAGACTCATTATTAGCTCTCTGTGCTGGCCTGTTTGGTATCAGAGTCCTGATCTGAGGCAGACGTTGAGTTTTCATCCAGCGCATCTGTGGATTCAGAGTCTTTTGGGGTCTCGCTGGGTGATTTTTCATCTTCTTGTGGGTAGAGCTCTGGGTAACGCTGCATGCACTCCTGCATAGACCTGAACTGCTCCAGGCAGTCAGAGCCCTTCACCTCCTCCTTACTATAGTGGAAACAGGAGAAGGCGTCCTTAAATTCAGTCCCACAGGGACCACTGGCCATCCCACCCAGGCACGGGCAGTTCCAATTAATCTCCCCATTGGGAAGAATTAAGCCTGGGACGAGAGAGGAGAATACAGAATAAATAACTTGTAATTGTGGGACTTCACCAAAgctttttttactgtttctcaCCTCTCTCCTCAAATGGGTCATTGGGGTCTTCTTCCACGAGCTCCGCAGTGCTGGGTGCTGCATGATCCTCTTTGGTGACAAAGATGATCGTGTCTTTACCTGTTGTGTGAAATAAAGagtattttaaataaatcatcAGGAAGGTATCAAAACTTTTTCCTGtcattgggggtttttttgccatATATAAGTCAAAACATCTCAAAATTTCCACTTAATAAATGGAATTTTTACGAGATAACATGAAATCCCGGCTTACTTATGACTGGCAATTTCTTGCATCTTTTTCCAGTGGAGGAAACAAGCTTCCACAGGAGATGATTGGTGGAGTTCTTATTTTGTTAACACACTTAAAAACAATGCTCAGCAATTCTTAACAGACTCTCTGAAGTGAAGATttgctgctttctttcttttttgtgctttgtttgtttaatgACTGGTATTTTATACGATTTTCTTTTAATCATTTAACAGCCAATAAAAGATTATTTGAAGTTatcactcaaagcacttcaaaCTAAATCCCAGGAATTTTTTCCATGCACTTAAGAGCTTTATCTGGCATTGAGTCTTCTCTTTGGACTGCCGGAGGAAGCCGAAGTATACGAGTaaaccccacagacacagcaaaAACATGAAGACTTGATAAAAGAAAATTCTGAAAGCTATGCAACACTCTTTCCGGGTAAGCTGAGAAAATGtccccctctctctgtctgcctgTCCTTCTCCCAATCTGTGATGTGTCTTCTCTGCTATCTGTTATTAAAGTTCCATCAGCATTGTGTTCTTGCACGCTATAAAACTAAACTGTTTTCTCTGACACACATCTGTTCCCACAGTACGTGTTTACTGGTTGATATGAATGGGGAGATGTATAAAACAGGCTCAGCGGGACTGCCCTGGCAAGTACTCGCATACACTATTACTCTGTATTGCTTTTACTCCCTTGCAAGCGAA from the Oreochromis aureus strain Israel breed Guangdong linkage group 5, ZZ_aureus, whole genome shotgun sequence genome contains:
- the chchd4b gene encoding coiled-coil-helix-coiled-coil-helix domain containing 4b, whose amino-acid sequence is MSSVRQEGKDTIIFVTKEDHAAPSTAELVEEDPNDPFEERGLILPNGEINWNCPCLGGMASGPCGTEFKDAFSCFHYSKEEVKGSDCLEQFRSMQECMQRYPELYPQEDEKSPSETPKDSESTDALDENSTSASDQDSDTKQASTES